A stretch of DNA from Carya illinoinensis cultivar Pawnee chromosome 12, C.illinoinensisPawnee_v1, whole genome shotgun sequence:
TACATGATGACAAAGTCCACGAAACTGTAAATGTATCACTATCTTAGCTGAGCCAGCACCTTTGTCTTACGTTGGCAAAAGTAATCACTGATGTTGAGAAGTGAGAATCTGACATAGACACTACAATTACCAAAGAAATCCTAAAAAAGATTGCTGGTTTTGTAATCATGGGAATtcattatttatcatatataatgtTGGAATCATGTCACTTTATCTTGCTCTCTCCCCTACCCCCCCAAACAGAACAAATTGACAATGAAGGTTGCCGTTTAGTCGGTTACTTTAGACCAACAATGTCGTTTTAGTTTACACCTCTTTCACGTGAATATAAATGGATGAGAGGCATACAATGGTTATTTTGCAGTTACTATGTCACTATGAATTAGCATCGTTTAAAATAGTGAAGCAAATGAAGAACCAATTTACTAAAGTTCAAATGCTCAGATCTTGTATTTGCTGTGTAAGTCCTTCCAAAATCTGTCAAAGAagataaggaaaaatatttagaaaagtaCGATCTATACAAAATGTCATTGAcatgaatcatatatatatttccgaCTCACCATTTTGGTGTCCCCAAGTGCAGCTTCCAATGCCTCGATTTTCTGGACATGCAAAACAATATCAACATCATTTTGCTCAAGATTTACATTATTCGAAGTAAGAAGTGGAATTATTTGCGTAAAACTCACCATCTTGGTGTCTTCAAGTGCAACTTCCAATGCCCGGATTTTTTTTACTGAATATTTTGTTTCCCCCACCCTTTCCGACTCTTCACGTCTCTGcattgagtcaaattaagcctTAATTCTCACGAGTGCAGAAGAAGAAGGGGGTGGGGATTTGTAAGAGGAAGCTTGAATAAAGAACgaataaagaacaaaaattacttcactttcttcattgTGCATTCCTTCATGTTAACTccaataaagtaaaaataacaatatctaGGGAAGCAAGATCATTTGGATGCTTAATGAAGCAATGCAGGCAACCTGCTCATTTCATTATAGTCTAGTGAGGCCCATCAAACCCAGATGCAAAATTGCAACTATTTCAACCTTGGAATGAGCCCTGAATATCTCTGAAGCAAAGATTCAAGTCCCCAAAGAGAATCTTCTTCCTATGGTTTGTGTTTTATACAGTGACCAGGGAGAATCTTGAATCCAATTAGGTACAAGGTGAGATATTGGTTACAAAAGTTGGCATTAGACATTAAGTAAGACACTTGGTGACAATTTTTTAGGCTTTTAAATGCTCAAATATTAGACTGAAATAGATTTATTAGAAATTAGGGGGATAACACTATTTTTGGGGCACCAAGGTAGCACGGATAGAATGATCATATGATTTGGAAATTAGGTTGCTTACCATATTCTGCATGAAGGCATCTTCTAAAGCCACACCACCGTTTTCTGCGTCCTCATAGGTATCTTCTGTTGCAGAAACTGCCTGTACAAGGTAGATGAAACATTTATCTGAAGTATTATAAGGTAAAATAGTATCTGAAAGATAAAAATCCATTCACATGTTTCAGGAAAGCACATTAACAAGTCTTCCAAAAGCACTGAGTAATTAAACCTGAAGCGTTTCTATGATATCTGGATTGTTCCAAGGTCCTTTGTCACTTAACAGGCAACCCCCATAGTCAGAACATGTGCAGTTCCCACCCAAAAAGGTTGGCAAATGGCTGCAGATTTAATCATACGATTTAGGGAGCCAATTCAAGCACAGctatttaaatttttgagaaGTGTATAAGTTGAAATGCATATAGGCATCAACAAACAATGTAGATTATTCAAATACCATTTCATAAGCACAGGACATGTTACCTTGGGTCAATAACTTCAAGCAGCTGACTAATGTATTTGGAGCCTAGTACCTGAAACCTCACATGTTAAAAGTAAACACTTCCATTTTCATagggaaaccaaaaacaaattactGCATCGACTCAAATAGGAGATCAGGCATTGACAAGAAAATTTATTACATGAATTTTTGATATTGTGCGTGCATCCAGAAAGGTCCTGATTGCTTTCCACAGTATCCGAAATCCAGATCCAGCATTAAtgataaaaagtttattcagAGTCTGAAAACATCGGCGACCAAATTTAATATGATGCGTGGCGCATAAGTATGTACTCAAGCAATCGGTTCATTCATCTATTCTACTTGATGTAGTTTATGCAAATACAGATTCATTTCTTTCTCCTCAATATTGTGTACTTCTTACGCATATAGATtactgaaattaaatattttgtttttccatTAACCTTTATTACCAGTTGGCAAATTACTTCTCTGCTCAATTTCCGTGGATCATACAACAGTAATCTTGTAGGCTAATGGTTCTTTTTCCGCCATTTATAGGATTTGTGTTCTTAAGATGCCTCCAAATTTTGTGTCGGCCATCTATCTACAAGAACCATCTTCTGAGTTCTGTATGAACTTGTGTCTactctaataatttatgattttgCACATACCTCAGGATAATAATTGCTATCAATCCTTTGAATTTCAGTAAACAGATATCTGGCTGGTTTTGAGAAGTTAGATATTCCCTGAGCAAAAACAATATTTCATTTAGCAGCTGCTACAAAAAAAGTCTTCAACTGATTGACCACAAACATATAACATTGAAGAACGTGAGAAAGAAATCCTCACCACTCCATTTACATCCAAGATACTTGTTGTAGATGCTATATGACTCTTAGCTGCAATTGAACATGCAGGGTATCTCAAATTcaatgttttctcttgttccGACACGTGGTACTTAACAAATCTGTCCATGCCAGTTACTTGCAGAAGGGAATTAAGGTCTACCATCCCAATCCTTTCAATATATACTGGTCTACCATATCTGTCAATCCCATGATATCCATGGGGATAGTATTTCTTAACCTCTGAATACTCCTCAAACTTAAATTCCTGCATCATGTTCCAAGAACATgaatgaaaacaataaaatgCGATGCAAATTTCTgacatgattttgatccataAAAGAGTTTTTTGATTTACCTTGGAAATTGTATCGACCCCGAAATCCTCGCGCCACTTGAGATAATTTACGATCATCTCCTTTGATTTTGAGAAATCGAAGTCCCTCATTCGTAGAAACCTGAAAATCATAGGAAACCAACATAACATGATTCAATCCAATTATGCAGAATGAAACATGTCTATGCAATATTCAGCAATTTAAAACTACCGTAGAAGAGTATGATAGTCATTGTGTTTTCCCAGCAAATGACCATCAACAAAAAGCAGTTTACGGAAAGACTCAACAAGCTGTTCATCTTTTGGATCATGAGCTCCTTCAAGAACCAATTGCAAGCTTTTGGTCCTTCGAATTTTCTTCAAGGAGTCTCGAAACTTGAGCGGGTAAGACATCATTGACTTAAAGCCCGAATTCGAAGGCTTGGGTTCTACCTGAGGTCGGAGTTGCCAATGGGTTTCAATAGGTGGATGGATGGATTTAGTCCTCCCTGTGTTAAGctgagatttaatttttaaattcgaTGACTGCTCTTCCTCTTTAACACCTCTAGATATAACTATCTCCGTAGATCTTTCCTTTGGCGTTTTCATGAGTGAGCAATAAACGTATTGCCCGAGGAATTCCACTTCTCTGTAATTCACTCAGAAACCAATGATGCTTTCCTCTTACAGTTAATGAATTAAGATTCACTTCGAATAAAATGATAACAAGGTTCCTTAAACACACAAATGAAACTACATACAGATACTGATCACCCACGTTCTCTCTTAAAGAGAAACTTATTCGATGATTGGAAATATTATGTAGTTTGAAGCCAGAAATACGGGAAAGCGGCaaaactcaagatttcaaagGGCAAGTCTGAAGCTAACCAATTATCATCGAAGAAGTACCAAGGCATAAAGAAACTGTTTTTAAGCGAAACAACGAGAATTGCAGGGAAATTAACACTTCTGTCCtcaaagaaattgaaattaaccCAGCTAAGAATTGACAACAATAGCACCAACTTTAAACTAGATTGTGCGCACGTCGATCGAAAATCGAAGTGCACGTAATTATTACAAGTGAAAAAGAGTACCAAGCgcaagaagaaagaatgaaacgGTGGCAGAATAAGAGGAGGAGAATGAGAGGAATGGTAGGCAACGATGGTGGAGAAGGAATCATGGAAAGTTGGTATGATTCGAATGTTTGACTTACAAGGAATTCTCATAAGAAATCAATGTTTTCTGCCCAAGGGCGCCAACATGCTAACCGTAACTATCAAGCTTTTGCCAGGTTAACCTGTTTGAGCAgaagaataatattttgttaCTCATTCTCCAAATTATCACAATCTTCTCGTAATCTATTAGATGATTAGagactttttattatattttatttataaattattatctaatattGCATCATTaggtaataaaaaatagataataaatagattttttctttgtgaTATATCACATGAGTAGAAGACTCGGTGTACTCAATACTCAACatactcatttattttttaaaattaatatttgtaattatgaaGTGTGCAAACactatataatttctttaaaataaataaataaacacgagatctatataaaaaaattaaatttttaataataaatctcattattttttaaaacaattacacGACACTATACACTccgcaactatatatatatatatatatatatatatatttactttgaTTCTTCTTCGTGCGTGGTGttagagtaaaatttttctatttttatggaTTGGATTTGGGCCTAGTGCGCTGAAGGACCtgcaaaaattagaataaatatgataaaaaaattaattttttaacaataaattttatttttttcaaaataattatacatcgTTTACACCATTCATAATTGTATATACCATTATCACTCTTAAACTATGCATCCCTTTTAGGTCACCCATTTGTCTTTTACTCTGTGTGGCGACAAAGTGCTGGATTTTCATGTTGCCAAAATACAGTGCACTACCTCTGACACGCAGATCTACTCTGTTTCTTTCCTctcttcctctattttttttcttccccacAACTTGGAAtttgatttctttctttttaaccgGTTCGGTGGTTGATCAGGTTAAGCTGTTGTATTTTTATCCCCTTTTTCCCGGTTCAATATATTGTAAGTGAGCAATAAGAATTAACCAGAAATGGTTGGATtattatctttataattttaatttttaaataggaGTATATCTATGTTTATGATCAAAATCTGAGTCcaaatacaattattatatgAGTTATTCTATGTTTAAGATTTgacttataaaattaaaattttcaaatttattatttaggttaaattatgttatataattactttattacatataatattatttatgccGACTTATCTATAGAATTTTTCTGATAGtaccaattatttatttaagacgTTTGAAGAATAATAATGGTGTTAGTTGGATGgtgttaaaataataaaaattgccaaaatttaaataagaaatgATGGAATTTAGGTTTCATGTGGTTGTACCAATGATAAAGAGATGAGatggaaattaaaaattgaataaaatattattaaaatataattttttattttaaaatttaaaaaattgaattttttattatattttatatcaaaattttaaaaaataattataattagatgaaatgagatattgcGCGTAACGAAATGATAACTTAGGCTACATTTAGATGTTGAGCTTAGTTAAGATGGATTGAGTTGTAATTGAGATTGTGAAGTGAGTTTTGTGGAGCCCATacaagataattttaaatgtgtttgaatattaagataaacttagatatttttataaaaagttgaaaaaaattataaatctcacATATAAAATGGTATTCAATTAGGCTACATTTGGAtcatcaactcatctcaacccatctcatctaatcattataattttttaacacaaaatataataaacaatttaatttttttcaaatcttaaaataataataatattaaaaaataatattttatttaatttttaacttttatctcaatttaaatCAACTCAACTCAGCATTTAAATTGGtccttaaaaataattgtaaattttaagtataaaatttttttaaattgggtggtgtttaataatttaaaagatgTGCATGGATTAGacttaggggtgtcaaatcatgttaacaggtcgtgttcgtgtcgtgtcaaagaatgtatattatactatataggtaaaccctaacccgacccgttaaacttatcgtgtcaaaatctcaaaccctaacacgacccattaacataacgtgtcgtgtcgtgtcaatccgttttgacccattaatgaatattactaaatagaTTAACACGAAACAATATGATCCGTTTCaaattgtttatgtaaatgggttgaatatgtCTGAATTAAcctgtttgacttgattaaatttaacataattttctataaatgttaaaattacaatatctataaaaattataaaactaactacaagtccaaaattacaatctaaacaataaaaatatcgaaattaaaattctaacaattttacttttgagTAGAAGGGTATAATcataactttaactttcttaacgtgtcataacgggtcaaaataggttgacccgttatcaacccgttaaacaatcgtgtcttaacgggtcaacccgttttgaccaaacccgttaagactaaatcctaacccgctattatcgtatcgtgttcgtgttggattaacgggtcgtgtaatATATTACCACCCCTAATTAGACTTCAATTTGAAGCGAGATGAGTGCACGTTCAAGTATGAAGAGTAGGCAATGGGATTTAAAACGTGGCGAAGCGTCTCCTCCTAAAAACACGTTGTTCAGATTGTCTCCGCACACGTACGGTGACAGCTATAGCTACTTCGCAATTGTAAACACGTTGACGTCATGCCGTTTCCATTCCCAAACAAGGCTATGCGGCGTGCGTCTCGTATTTCTCAAGTGTGCTCTGTTCAACGTCAATTTTGAACAAGAGTAATACCATAcagcatatttttattttatttttatattattaaataatatatattatatttattattattaaataataataaaaatatttaataattaattatttaataataataaatatactatatcatatttaatacaataaaaatatgatagtaGTATagtgtataaaaattttatttaaataattatacagaaGAATAATGATAGGTTTATTATCTTActactttttttgtatttaatttttttttatttaatgattaaggaagtgagtattagtaaaattatatatatttttttaatttttttagtgattaaagatattaagaaaatattttaaaaaatgataaaaaaaaatataaaacttgaaATGAACTTGAATAATAGATGGATAGTAATAGAATAGTAATCATATCACTACTCTTATCCGGAATGTAAATCACGACTGTCagtaaattttataattctCACTTACGTAAcattataaatgtaaataacatttttttataattaatttggtATTAAACTAATAATCTTCCAGTTCCTACCAAATTTACAAGATGATAATTaagattattttcttcttctttttttatttttttgaagataAAAAAAGGCTTTGCACaactttaaataattaatggtTGCAAATTGTACACTTTCAAGGAGTATGTCTGAATTTATGCATCTATTGAGAAACTATATTTAcagtattaaaatatgtaaatattgtacattgtttttaaaaaaaattagtaaatttGAGACgtgagaaaaataattattttttaataatataccacacttaaaaaaaaaaagtgagtgcAGGAAATGTATTCACTTTAGAATAGTATCTGCTAGCTACTATTTCTCACTTTATGTACAACTATTTTGCATTTCTAAAATTGAAACAGTACTAATAGGGGTGTACAGGAATTGCCAGAACTAGCGATAAACCGATCAGGCTGATTGCTGGAGCATGAAAACAGCAGAGAACCGATCGACAGGTAGAGAAATTTAGAGAAAACCGATATCGATGGTTTGACATCGATTTGAACCCCTAGAAAACTTCTGAACTGACCGATccaatctatttatatatatttttgaatatttgtATATAAAACGGTGTCATTTcacttaaatgagtgaaacGACGTTGTTTTAGGTCTcgaaagtgtaaaaaaaataatagaaagatactgtttaaaatgaaataataaccTCCcaccccttttttctttttttttttttttttttttttttttttttttttttgtgtcatcttcttcctctttgcaACTTTCTTATTATTTCATGGCAAACGACGGCACGAGGCTTCTTCATTCCTCCTTAGTTCATCCTCCTTCACAAAGACGCTGACAATAAACCAGAGACCACACCAACATACGTCGAGACCGACACGATTGATTTTCTCTCCCCAAACCTACATTTCAACCGATGCAACAAACTCATGGCAGACATCAATAGTATCTTGGTCTTGTGCCAAAACCGACGCCAAACTCATTGGTATACAACCCCGAGTACTACCAATTTTGGAAGGCACAACTCCATGGACTTCCACCTTAGGTCTAGTTTGGATAGCAAAATCTTCTCAATTCATCACATCTTATCACAGTATTTAAAAactgcaaataaaaacacttatcaatttcaaatttttaattttttcatttaataattacctaatcattacaatttttctaaactttcaaacaaaactaaaaaataattcaatttttttaataccaaaaagtaattttataattgtataattttttattctaattatttctttctccatttccaaaatcccataaaaataTAGGAAAATACTCCCATGCCGCCTGTACCGCCTAAGTTTACCgcttaagtaaaaaatatatatatttttaattagtgattaaagaagtgattttaagtgtattgatgtattttttttacttaatgattaagaaaatgattaaaaaaatgtaaaaaaaaattgaaaaaaaaaaaacaaatgggcGATACGCCCAGTAGTATGTTTCAGTTAGCATAGTATCCActtcttaaaatatattaactcaaataattttattactatttataaataattttattattatttacagatcatttcactattatttacaaatcattttactattattaacaAATCATTTTATATCATCACTGTACAAACCAGGTCTAACAGTTGAAAGTTTGTTTGGGATGCCAGATATGTTATCTTCCACACATATTTAGGTCATGTTTACGAGgttttaaaataatgttaaaacaTATTAGGCTTCATTAGAGGTGGTTATATAGTTTTGGATATGTCCCGTCCGCAATAAAATTTAGTGATTGTTTTTTACTATAAACCTTAATTTATACTTGTCATTATGTTTATTGATGTGGTGTCattagtttattaaaaaaaattaaaatataaacatataaaggcagaaagaatttaaaatttcttcatttttttatatttttgagaattattttattttgaatatagattttatttatttatttttaataaatattatagtgCCATGTAGATAAAATGGATTATGTAaatgagagagagtgagagcagCGTTACCCGCTGCTACCCTATTTTTATACAAGCAAACTGAGAAGTGTAGGCAACTGAAAAGTGTTAAAAGTAAAGGATTAAATTGGTTGATGagaagaaaaatacaaatgCATTGATGGCTGCTTTATTCCTTACTTGGCTGAGGGTCTACGCTATCGACTTTAACGGTGTTTTTTCTCTGAGATTTATGAGAGTTTGGCAGCGAAAAGTATACTGTATACCGTACACTcatctaatttttataaaatttatatgacttattataatatatcatattataaaaaagagaaatgcctTTTGCAAGCGCCAGATACAAACGGCACGCAATCAaccattaataatattttttttttaaaattctctctcctctctcttttgTTATTTCACCCGCTcaacttttctctctcccttcccccccaacttttctctctcccttcctGCCCAACTTTTGGAAGTAATAGGCCATCTGGTTTTGCTTGTAGAAGTGATTGGTAATCGGACTTGTGCTCAAAACCTAGGCAGACATGTTGGTTTTGCAGTGGACGAGGTTTATGAGTTGAGAGTGGAGAGTGCGTGGTCTTTGGGGTCTGGTTGGTAAAAGTTCGGTGATTTGAAAATTTCTTCAAGTTATGAAACTCGGGTTTGGCGTAAGATTGGAAATTAATCGCTGAGGTTGGATTACAGTTTAGCTTTTGAGTGAGAATTAAGTGGATTTTGTGAATTCATGAACGATTTCGAAATACGAGAGATTTAGATGGCAAGCACAGCGCCATCTCCGGATTCATCTCCCTCTACCGTGCCACCACCTTCTACCATTATATCTCCTTCCACCAGTTCCTATGGCTTTTTATGCTCTGTTTCAAGTTAGCTTTCCACTTCCACGTGTTTCAGATTAGcaactgttttttattttatgtgtgaaagatctggagaaggATCAAAGTGGTAGAGGCCAGCTTCCtgttcctccctctctctctcatcagctGAGCAACTTTTATGTGGCCTTCACAGCTCGAGAATGGGTTTTCTAAGAAGGTTGAGGAAGGTTGAAGAGTACAAGGAGGTGAAGAATCTTCATCGGTCGGTCATCATCAAAGATTGGATGGAGAGGCAGAGCATTCACAGCTCTGTGCTATTCAATTCAACTTCAAGCTCCTCTGAGTCTAGCTCTGGCGCAGGCTTCTCATCGTCCTCTGAGTCTAGCCCCGCTtgtctgtttttattttttttattcttttcgtaCGGTCGTTTACATGCCGCTTGTATCTTGCAACTGTACCTAGCAGTTctgtataaaagaaatatatacagCTTAAAAAATTCAGTTTGTAAATTATAGCTCACACCATACATTTATAAGGTCCATTTTAGAGTACCACTAGAAACCAAGCTTTTACATCATAgctattatgaaaaattaaataaaaaccctACAAATGGTTAAGTTGATTTTAGAATAATGGATAGCATGAAcaccaaaatattaaaatcaaaataagctGTTTAGACTGAGAAATACTGtcaaccatctcatctcatcattataattttttaaaatttttacacaaatataaaaaataattcaactttttcaaattttaaactaataataatattaaaaaataatattttattcaataatattttaaaactatttaa
This window harbors:
- the LOC122289130 gene encoding phosphatidylinositol/phosphatidylcholine transfer protein SFH11, with translation MKTPKERSTEIVISRGVKEEEQSSNLKIKSQLNTGRTKSIHPPIETHWQLRPQVEPKPSNSGFKSMMSYPLKFRDSLKKIRRTKSLQLVLEGAHDPKDEQLVESFRKLLFVDGHLLGKHNDYHTLLRFLRMRDFDFSKSKEMIVNYLKWREDFGVDTISKEFKFEEYSEVKKYYPHGYHGIDRYGRPVYIERIGMVDLNSLLQVTGMDRFVKYHVSEQEKTLNLRYPACSIAAKSHIASTTSILDVNGVGISNFSKPARYLFTEIQRIDSNYYPETLNKLFIINAGSGFRILWKAIRTFLDARTISKIHVLGSKYISQLLEVIDPSHLPTFLGGNCTCSDYGGCLLSDKGPWNNPDIIETLQAVSATEDTYEDAENGGVALEDAFMQNMRREESERVGETKYSVKKIRALEVALEDTKMKIEALEAALGDTKMILEGLTQQIQDLSI